From a single Cupriavidus taiwanensis LMG 19424 genomic region:
- a CDS encoding DODA-type extradiol aromatic ring-opening family dioxygenase: protein MLPSLYISHGSPMLAIDPGPTGAAFEALGARLRAQRPRAVLVISAHWIYSTLAVTSRERQEAWHDFGGFPRELYALRYDVPGSPELAARVKVLVESAAIPGAGFVGHDDERPLDHGAWMPMRHFFPDADVPVVQLALNPYLPPATQIAIGRALAPLRDEGVLVLASGSFTHNLQEVFGGGRREQHGPAAEPYVEAFRKWMAEALDQALATGDIGQIADYRAQAPYARRAHPTDEHLLPFYVALGAALGPEGAHAALPGPATVSRVADEVTYGVLAMDSFVFEGMGAGAPLRAAA from the coding sequence ATGCTTCCCTCGCTCTATATCTCCCACGGCTCGCCGATGCTGGCCATCGATCCCGGCCCCACCGGCGCCGCGTTCGAGGCGCTCGGCGCCCGGCTGCGCGCGCAGCGCCCGCGCGCGGTCTTGGTGATTTCGGCGCACTGGATCTACAGCACGCTGGCCGTCACCAGCCGCGAGCGCCAGGAGGCCTGGCACGACTTCGGCGGCTTCCCGCGCGAGCTGTACGCGCTGCGCTATGACGTGCCGGGTTCGCCGGAACTGGCGGCGCGGGTCAAGGTGCTGGTCGAGTCGGCGGCGATTCCGGGCGCGGGCTTTGTCGGCCACGACGACGAGCGCCCGCTGGACCACGGCGCCTGGATGCCGATGCGGCACTTCTTTCCCGATGCCGACGTGCCGGTGGTGCAGCTGGCGCTGAACCCTTACCTGCCGCCCGCGACGCAGATCGCGATCGGGCGCGCGCTGGCGCCGCTGCGTGACGAAGGCGTGCTGGTGCTGGCCTCCGGCAGCTTCACGCACAACCTGCAGGAAGTGTTTGGCGGCGGTCGCCGCGAACAGCACGGTCCGGCAGCCGAGCCCTATGTCGAGGCGTTCCGCAAGTGGATGGCCGAAGCGCTGGACCAGGCCCTGGCCACCGGCGACATCGGCCAGATTGCCGACTACCGTGCCCAGGCGCCGTATGCCCGCCGGGCGCACCCGACCGACGAGCACCTGCTGCCGTTCTATGTGGCGCTGGGCGCGGCGCTCGGCCCGGAGGGCGCGCATGCAGCGCTGCCGGGGCCGGCGACGGTGTCCCGGGTCGCCGACGAGGTCACCTATGGCGTGCTGGCGATGGACAGCTTCGTGTTCGAGGGCATGGGCGCCGGAGCACCGCTGCGCGCCGCGGCCTGA
- a CDS encoding MFS transporter produces the protein MTATTVPVPELTNATRRKAIIAATIGNGLEWFDFTVYSFFAVIIAKLFFPTGNDLTSFLLTVATFGVGFFMRPVGAIVLGVYADRVGRKAALTLTILLMALGTAIIGLAPTYDQIGLWAPALIVVARLIQGFSAGGEVGGATAFLIEHAPDAERGAYASWQQASQGISFMLGAAMGALVTNGLSPEQIDAWGWRIPFLFGLLIGPVGMYIRSHLHEPPEFEARQAARQAAKVKFSPLSQVLRDHPREVLAGLGVTILWTVCTYVLVFYMPSYAKQQLGLPLGATFQSTALCGAIILVLCPLMGMLSDRVGRKRMLGVVALLIGVLAYPLFHWLNVTPTTQTLLQVQIVLGILLAAFTGPAPAVLAEQFPTEVRSTGLSLAYNFAVTIFGGFAPLIVTWLIESTHNKLAPAYYVIAAAAVSFVALVFMHDRTGRKLA, from the coding sequence ATGACCGCGACTACCGTCCCCGTTCCGGAACTGACCAACGCCACCCGACGCAAGGCAATCATCGCCGCTACCATCGGCAATGGCCTGGAGTGGTTCGATTTCACCGTCTACAGCTTCTTCGCTGTCATCATTGCCAAGCTGTTCTTCCCCACCGGCAATGACCTGACCTCGTTCCTGCTCACCGTCGCCACCTTTGGCGTGGGCTTTTTCATGCGCCCGGTCGGCGCCATCGTGCTGGGCGTCTATGCCGACCGCGTCGGCCGCAAGGCGGCGCTGACGCTGACCATCCTGCTGATGGCGCTGGGCACGGCCATCATCGGGCTGGCCCCGACCTACGACCAGATCGGCCTGTGGGCCCCGGCGCTGATCGTGGTCGCGCGCCTGATCCAGGGCTTTTCCGCCGGCGGTGAAGTGGGCGGCGCCACCGCCTTCCTGATCGAGCACGCGCCCGATGCCGAGCGCGGCGCCTATGCCAGCTGGCAGCAGGCCAGCCAGGGCATCTCGTTCATGCTCGGCGCCGCCATGGGGGCGCTGGTTACCAACGGCCTGTCGCCGGAACAGATCGACGCCTGGGGCTGGCGCATCCCGTTCCTGTTCGGCCTGCTGATCGGGCCGGTGGGCATGTATATCCGCTCGCACCTGCACGAGCCGCCGGAATTCGAGGCGCGCCAGGCCGCCCGCCAGGCCGCGAAGGTGAAGTTCTCGCCGCTGTCGCAGGTGCTGCGCGACCACCCCCGCGAAGTGCTGGCCGGCCTGGGTGTGACCATCCTGTGGACCGTCTGCACCTACGTGCTGGTGTTCTATATGCCGTCGTACGCCAAGCAGCAGCTGGGCCTGCCGCTGGGCGCGACCTTCCAGTCGACCGCGCTGTGCGGCGCCATCATCCTTGTGCTGTGCCCGCTGATGGGCATGCTGTCGGACCGCGTCGGCCGCAAGCGCATGTTGGGCGTGGTGGCGTTGCTGATCGGCGTGCTCGCCTATCCGCTGTTCCACTGGCTCAACGTGACGCCGACCACGCAGACGCTGCTGCAGGTGCAGATCGTGCTGGGCATCCTGCTGGCGGCCTTTACCGGCCCCGCGCCCGCGGTGCTTGCCGAGCAGTTCCCGACCGAAGTGCGCTCCACCGGCCTGTCGCTGGCCTATAACTTCGCCGTCACCATCTTCGGCGGCTTTGCCCCGCTGATCGTGACGTGGCTGATCGAGTCGACCCACAACAAGCTGGCGCCGGCCTACTACGTGATCGCCGCCGCCGCGGTGAGCTTTGTCGCGCTGGTGTTCATGCACGACCGGACCGGCAGGAAGCTGGCCTGA
- a CDS encoding DUF2314 domain-containing protein produces the protein MDMRLTTLDEDGWELDDAEPIAVAHPDTFWMPPRAERDALAAGQQVKLIFRILVADEDGNEEVHVERMWVNVTGREGALYTGELDNQPYCTDEMNPGMPLCFEARHVIHIYREGDEDA, from the coding sequence ATGGACATGCGATTGACCACCCTGGACGAGGACGGATGGGAGCTCGACGACGCCGAGCCCATCGCCGTCGCCCACCCTGACACTTTCTGGATGCCGCCGCGCGCGGAACGCGACGCGCTTGCCGCGGGCCAGCAGGTCAAGCTGATCTTCCGCATCCTGGTCGCGGACGAGGACGGCAACGAGGAAGTGCACGTCGAGCGGATGTGGGTCAATGTCACGGGGCGCGAAGGGGCGCTTTATACCGGCGAACTCGACAACCAGCCCTATTGCACCGACGAGATGAATCCCGGCATGCCGCTGTGTTTCGAGGCGCGGCATGTGATCCATATCTATCGGGAGGGCGACGAGGACGCTTGA
- a CDS encoding DNA-3-methyladenine glycosylase I, whose protein sequence is MTSNKEALAAPVRCGWCGTLEDYCHYHDTEWGFPVADDRRLFEKLCLEGFQSGLSWLTILRKRDAFRKAFANFDIEKVARFTERDIARLLGDAGIVRHRGKIEAAINNAQRARELLETESSLAAYFWRFEPDPASRPKVLTPEVLRTMATSPESTALSKDLKKRGWRFVGPTTMYALMQAMGLVNDHQEGCATRAHVLAARKAFKVPR, encoded by the coding sequence ATGACGAGCAACAAGGAAGCGCTGGCCGCGCCGGTGCGCTGCGGCTGGTGCGGCACGCTGGAGGACTATTGCCACTACCACGACACCGAGTGGGGCTTTCCGGTGGCCGACGACCGCCGGCTGTTCGAGAAGCTGTGCCTGGAAGGGTTCCAGTCCGGCCTCAGCTGGCTGACCATCCTGCGCAAGCGCGACGCCTTCCGCAAGGCTTTTGCCAATTTCGACATCGAGAAAGTGGCGCGCTTCACCGAGCGCGATATCGCGCGCCTGCTGGGCGATGCCGGCATCGTGCGCCATCGCGGCAAGATCGAGGCCGCGATCAACAACGCCCAACGCGCCCGCGAACTGCTGGAAACCGAGTCCTCGCTGGCGGCCTACTTCTGGCGCTTCGAGCCCGATCCGGCCAGCCGGCCCAAGGTGCTGACGCCCGAGGTGCTGCGTACCATGGCCACTTCGCCCGAATCCACCGCGCTGTCCAAAGACCTGAAGAAGCGCGGCTGGCGTTTCGTCGGCCCCACCACGATGTATGCGCTGATGCAGGCCATGGGCCTGGTCAACGACCACCAGGAGGGCTGCGCCACGCGCGCGCACGTGCTGGCTGCGCGCAAGGCGTTCAAGGTGCCGCGCTAG
- a CDS encoding cation diffusion facilitator family transporter, whose translation MRPKPDSLLDDELTPAAQAEARHRAGRNSTLVSVAVNIGLTAVQAVAGVISGSQALIADAAHSLSDLLSDFVVLAAAWQSRKDPDADHQYGHLRFETGASLALGVLLLTVGVGMLWAALGKLQSAGGAQPVQPVALWVALATLASKELLFRYMLAVARRVRSSMLVANAWHARSDAASSLVVALGIGGNLMGYHILDPVAAIVVGLMVARMGLRFGWDALNDLMDRAADDETVSAIRATMLATPGVLGLHDLRTRKMGDQVLVDVHLEIDATLTVAQGHAIAVEARRRTLEHHHVLNVMTHVDPVYVGARTADG comes from the coding sequence ATGCGCCCAAAACCGGACAGCCTGCTCGACGATGAGCTCACTCCCGCGGCACAAGCCGAGGCACGCCATCGCGCCGGGCGGAACAGCACGCTGGTCAGCGTAGCGGTCAATATCGGCCTGACCGCCGTGCAGGCTGTCGCGGGCGTGATCTCCGGATCGCAGGCGCTGATCGCCGACGCCGCCCATTCGCTGTCTGACCTGCTTTCGGACTTCGTCGTGCTGGCCGCCGCCTGGCAAAGCCGCAAGGATCCGGATGCCGATCACCAGTACGGCCACCTGCGCTTCGAGACCGGCGCCTCGCTGGCGCTGGGCGTGCTGCTGCTGACGGTGGGGGTGGGCATGCTATGGGCGGCGCTGGGCAAGCTCCAGTCCGCGGGCGGCGCGCAGCCGGTGCAGCCGGTGGCACTGTGGGTGGCGCTGGCGACGCTGGCGTCCAAAGAACTGCTGTTCCGCTACATGCTGGCCGTGGCGCGGCGGGTGCGGTCGAGCATGCTGGTGGCCAACGCCTGGCATGCGCGCTCGGATGCGGCGTCGTCGCTGGTGGTGGCGCTCGGCATCGGCGGCAACCTGATGGGCTACCACATCCTCGACCCGGTCGCGGCGATCGTGGTCGGGCTGATGGTGGCGCGCATGGGACTGCGCTTCGGCTGGGACGCGCTCAACGACCTGATGGACCGCGCCGCCGACGACGAGACCGTCAGCGCCATCCGCGCCACCATGCTGGCGACGCCCGGCGTGCTTGGCCTGCACGACCTGCGTACGCGGAAGATGGGCGACCAGGTGCTGGTCGACGTACATCTGGAGATCGACGCCACCCTGACCGTCGCGCAGGGCCATGCCATAGCGGTCGAGGCGCGGCGCCGCACGCTGGAGCACCATCATGTGCTGAATGTGATGACGCACGTCGACCCGGTATACGTGGGCGCCCGCACTGCCGATGGTTGA
- a CDS encoding aspartate/glutamate racemase family protein: MRHILLVNPNTSTATTQMMVGIARAWFGQQLAAPPAVVGATAARGAPMIVDDGDLAVAAGAVNDADMLRLARLAGGVIVGAFGDPGLDALRAQLAVPVVGIGEAAMRAAAAGGRRFGIATTTPRLAASIESAVRGYGLAAGFTGARFTDGDPRALASAPQQQEERLAGAVQACIDDGAQAVIIGGGPLGEAARALERRFAVPVIGPIPAACEALARALGLALRQGPAASPGAAPTGVADA; this comes from the coding sequence ATGCGCCATATCCTGCTGGTCAACCCGAATACCTCCACCGCCACCACGCAGATGATGGTGGGCATCGCGCGCGCCTGGTTCGGGCAGCAGCTGGCGGCCCCGCCGGCCGTGGTCGGCGCGACGGCTGCGCGCGGCGCGCCGATGATTGTTGACGATGGAGATCTGGCGGTGGCTGCCGGCGCGGTCAATGACGCCGACATGCTTCGGCTGGCGCGGCTTGCCGGGGGCGTGATCGTCGGAGCTTTCGGCGATCCGGGCCTCGACGCGCTACGCGCGCAGCTGGCGGTGCCGGTGGTGGGCATCGGCGAAGCCGCGATGCGTGCCGCCGCGGCGGGCGGGCGGCGCTTTGGCATCGCCACCACTACGCCGAGGCTGGCGGCGTCGATCGAATCCGCCGTGCGCGGGTATGGGCTGGCGGCCGGGTTTACCGGCGCACGCTTCACCGATGGCGACCCGCGCGCGCTGGCCAGTGCGCCGCAGCAGCAGGAAGAACGGCTAGCGGGCGCGGTGCAGGCGTGTATCGACGACGGCGCGCAGGCCGTGATTATCGGCGGCGGGCCCCTTGGCGAGGCCGCTCGAGCCCTGGAACGGCGCTTTGCGGTTCCCGTGATTGGGCCCATCCCGGCCGCGTGCGAGGCACTGGCCCGCGCATTGGGGCTGGCCTTGCGCCAGGGACCGGCGGCATCGCCAGGGGCTGCCCCGACAGGCGTCGCAGACGCGTAA
- the soxB gene encoding thiosulfohydrolase SoxB codes for MNRREFLQVLAIAGAGGMTFPHQDALAAQAAESMYDLPRFGNVHLLHFTDCHAQLRPVYFREPNVNLGIGDYAGKPPHLVGDALLRHYGIRPGTPQAHAFTYLDFNEAARRYGKVGGFAHLATLVKRLKAGRPGALLLDGGDTWQGSATALWTKGQDMVDAALALGVDVMTPHWEMTLGADRVKEIVDKDFEGKVAFLAQNIKTNDFGDPVFDPYVIREINGVPVAIIGQAFPYTPIANPRYFVPDWTFGIQEENLQQVIDAARGKGAQAVVLLSHNGMDVDLKLASRVRGLDAILGGHTHDGVPAPVAVKNAGGTTLVTNAGSNGKFLGVLDFDVKGGKVADFRYRLLPVFANYLPADPTMDALISKVRAPYEKKLSEVLAVNRGLLYRRGNFNGTFDQLILDGLMQVQGAQIAFSPGFRWGTTLLPGQAITMEHLMDQTAITYPYTTVTQMSGETIKTILEDVADNLFNPDPYYQQGGDMVRVGGLQYTIDPAAGMGKRITDMRLAGKPLEAGKTYKVAGWAPVAEEARESGGAPVWDVMAQWLRSTREVSARPLNLPRVRGMDGNAGIAA; via the coding sequence ATGAACCGACGCGAGTTCCTGCAGGTGCTGGCCATCGCCGGCGCCGGCGGCATGACTTTCCCCCACCAGGACGCGCTCGCCGCGCAGGCCGCCGAGTCGATGTACGACCTGCCGCGCTTCGGCAACGTCCACCTGCTGCATTTCACCGACTGCCACGCGCAGCTGCGGCCGGTGTACTTCCGCGAACCCAACGTCAACCTCGGCATCGGCGACTATGCCGGCAAGCCGCCCCACCTGGTCGGCGACGCGCTGCTGCGCCATTACGGCATCCGCCCCGGCACGCCGCAGGCGCATGCGTTCACGTATCTCGATTTCAATGAGGCCGCGCGCCGCTACGGCAAGGTCGGCGGGTTTGCGCACCTGGCCACGCTGGTCAAGCGGCTCAAGGCGGGCCGGCCGGGCGCGCTGCTGCTCGACGGCGGCGATACCTGGCAGGGCTCGGCCACGGCGCTGTGGACCAAGGGGCAGGACATGGTCGATGCCGCGCTGGCGCTGGGCGTGGACGTGATGACGCCGCACTGGGAGATGACGCTCGGCGCCGACCGCGTCAAGGAAATCGTCGACAAGGACTTCGAGGGCAAGGTCGCCTTCCTGGCGCAGAACATCAAGACCAACGACTTCGGCGACCCGGTGTTCGATCCGTACGTGATCCGCGAGATCAACGGCGTGCCGGTGGCCATCATCGGCCAGGCGTTCCCGTACACCCCCATCGCCAACCCGCGCTACTTCGTGCCGGACTGGACCTTCGGCATCCAGGAAGAGAACCTGCAGCAGGTCATCGACGCGGCCCGCGGCAAGGGCGCGCAGGCAGTGGTGCTGCTGTCGCACAACGGCATGGACGTCGACCTGAAGCTGGCCTCGCGCGTGCGCGGGCTCGACGCCATCCTCGGCGGTCACACCCATGACGGCGTGCCCGCGCCGGTGGCGGTAAAGAACGCCGGCGGCACCACGCTGGTCACCAATGCCGGCTCCAACGGCAAGTTCCTGGGCGTGCTCGATTTCGACGTGAAAGGCGGCAAGGTGGCGGATTTCCGTTACCGGCTGCTGCCGGTGTTCGCCAACTACCTGCCGGCCGACCCGACCATGGACGCGCTGATCAGCAAGGTGCGGGCGCCGTACGAAAAGAAGCTGTCCGAGGTCCTCGCCGTCAATCGGGGCCTGCTGTACCGCCGCGGCAATTTCAACGGCACCTTCGACCAGCTGATCCTGGACGGCCTGATGCAGGTGCAGGGCGCGCAGATCGCGTTCTCGCCCGGCTTCCGCTGGGGCACCACGCTGCTGCCGGGCCAGGCCATCACCATGGAACACCTGATGGACCAGACCGCCATCACGTACCCGTACACCACGGTGACGCAGATGAGCGGCGAGACCATCAAGACCATCCTCGAAGACGTGGCCGACAACCTGTTCAATCCCGACCCGTACTACCAGCAGGGCGGCGACATGGTGCGCGTCGGCGGCCTGCAGTACACCATCGATCCCGCCGCCGGCATGGGCAAGCGCATCACCGACATGCGCCTGGCGGGCAAGCCGCTGGAGGCTGGCAAGACCTACAAGGTGGCGGGCTGGGCGCCGGTCGCCGAGGAAGCGCGGGAGTCAGGCGGGGCACCGGTATGGGACGTGATGGCGCAGTGGCTGCGCAGCACCCGCGAAGTCAGCGCGCGCCCGCTGAACCTGCCGCGGGTGCGCGGCATGGATGGCAATGCCGGCATCGCGGCGTGA
- a CDS encoding TlpA family protein disulfide reductase → MRAPAMLLRALLAAGLVMAAAGAAALEVGDTVRLPEVRTLDGRTLSAAALAGKPLVVEYWATWCPFCAMQNPRLQKLYERTRGTPLQVLAISIDKDPREAADYMNKRGYTFPATMDSPALQAVFGKRKGLPELYVIDARGRVVQKEVGEMLEDDVAALERYAKP, encoded by the coding sequence ATGCGCGCGCCCGCCATGCTGCTGCGCGCGCTGCTGGCTGCGGGCCTGGTCATGGCCGCGGCCGGCGCTGCCGCGCTGGAGGTGGGCGACACCGTGCGCCTGCCCGAAGTCCGCACGCTCGACGGCCGCACGCTGAGTGCGGCCGCGCTGGCCGGCAAGCCGCTGGTGGTCGAATACTGGGCCACGTGGTGCCCGTTCTGCGCGATGCAGAACCCGCGCCTGCAGAAGCTGTACGAGCGCACGCGCGGCACGCCGCTGCAGGTGCTGGCCATCAGCATCGACAAGGACCCGCGCGAGGCCGCCGACTACATGAACAAGCGCGGCTATACCTTCCCCGCGACGATGGATTCGCCCGCGCTGCAGGCCGTGTTCGGCAAGCGCAAGGGCCTGCCGGAGCTGTACGTGATCGACGCGCGCGGGCGCGTGGTGCAGAAGGAAGTGGGCGAGATGCTCGAAGACGACGTGGCTGCGCTGGAGCGTTACGCCAAGCCATAG
- the soxX gene encoding sulfur oxidation c-type cytochrome SoxX: MQQHTKAVAVAALAALLATGAYAQDSAKPRPAKGKPAAVSGADMKQLIEDSFSSRGPVTVEGVLNQDGMQQACSQYPDRTKVPAKLAKKIEAAELKQVKYPADDKWLGDWKEGEKVAQNGRGMQFTDQVGGTNGGNCYACHQMTKAEISFGNIGPSLYQYGKLRGNSQEVIQYTWGKIWDSSAYAACSNMPRFGHKGILTEAQIRDVMALLLDPASPVNQ, from the coding sequence ATGCAACAACATACCAAGGCAGTGGCCGTCGCGGCCCTCGCCGCCCTGCTGGCAACCGGCGCGTATGCGCAGGACAGCGCGAAGCCCCGCCCCGCCAAGGGCAAGCCCGCCGCCGTCAGCGGTGCCGACATGAAGCAGCTGATCGAAGACTCGTTCTCTTCGCGCGGCCCGGTCACGGTCGAGGGCGTGCTGAACCAGGACGGCATGCAGCAGGCCTGCAGCCAGTACCCGGACCGCACCAAGGTGCCGGCAAAGCTAGCCAAGAAGATCGAGGCCGCCGAGCTGAAGCAGGTCAAGTATCCGGCCGACGACAAATGGCTGGGCGATTGGAAGGAAGGCGAGAAGGTCGCGCAGAACGGCCGCGGCATGCAGTTCACCGACCAGGTCGGCGGCACCAATGGCGGCAACTGCTACGCCTGCCACCAGATGACCAAGGCCGAGATCTCGTTCGGCAATATCGGACCGTCGCTGTACCAGTACGGCAAGCTGCGCGGCAACTCGCAGGAGGTCATCCAGTACACCTGGGGCAAGATCTGGGACTCCAGCGCCTACGCCGCCTGCTCCAACATGCCGCGCTTCGGCCACAAGGGCATCCTGACCGAGGCCCAGATCCGCGACGTGATGGCGCTGCTGCTCGACCCGGCCTCGCCGGTCAACCAGTAA
- the soxA gene encoding sulfur oxidation c-type cytochrome SoxA, which produces MKPIPSLARRTVLALAATATAAAAAVHAQGSTADEIAKYRQMLAEGNPAELWEAAGEELWKKPAGPKNASLEQCDLGKGPGVTKGAYAELPRYFKDTNKVMDLEQRLAHCRMTLQGLSKEEATKNPFSSSGKPSDIERLVAYLTGESRGVKMNVQLSHPEEKRTYALGEKMFFYRGGAYDFACATCHAVDGQRIRLQDLPNLLTDKGAQAAYTTWPAYRVSQGEVRTMQHRLYDCLRQQRFPEPAYGSDVITALTMFLAKNANGGTYDGPAMKR; this is translated from the coding sequence ATGAAACCGATCCCAAGCCTGGCCCGGCGCACAGTGCTGGCGCTGGCCGCCACCGCCACCGCCGCCGCTGCCGCCGTGCACGCGCAGGGCAGCACCGCCGACGAAATCGCCAAATACCGCCAGATGCTGGCCGAAGGCAATCCCGCCGAACTGTGGGAAGCCGCCGGCGAAGAGCTGTGGAAGAAGCCCGCCGGCCCGAAGAACGCCTCGCTCGAGCAATGCGACCTGGGCAAGGGCCCGGGCGTGACCAAGGGCGCCTACGCCGAGCTGCCGCGCTACTTCAAGGACACCAACAAGGTGATGGACCTGGAGCAGCGGCTGGCCCACTGCCGCATGACGCTGCAGGGGCTGAGCAAGGAAGAGGCCACCAAAAACCCGTTCTCGTCGTCGGGCAAGCCTTCGGACATCGAACGCCTGGTGGCCTACCTCACTGGCGAATCGCGCGGCGTGAAGATGAACGTGCAGCTCAGCCATCCGGAAGAGAAGCGCACCTATGCGCTGGGCGAGAAGATGTTCTTCTACCGGGGCGGCGCCTATGACTTTGCCTGCGCCACCTGCCACGCGGTGGACGGCCAGCGCATCCGCCTGCAGGACCTGCCCAACCTGCTGACCGACAAGGGCGCGCAGGCGGCCTACACCACCTGGCCCGCCTACCGCGTGTCGCAGGGCGAGGTCCGCACCATGCAGCACCGCCTGTACGACTGCCTGCGCCAGCAGCGCTTTCCCGAACCCGCCTATGGCTCGGACGTGATCACCGCGCTGACCATGTTCCTGGCGAAGAACGCCAACGGCGGGACCTACGACGGCCCGGCGATGAAGCGCTGA
- a CDS encoding DsrE family protein has product MRRAFIRASAALAAIGLAARASAQSAPTGAGKGGRVKVVYQLSEGIDQAVRAMGNLRNHLNGAPGTRIVVVAFGYGIDFLVEGAKDARGNGFESPVGALAADGVEFRVCRNTLTARKISESQLLMEAKVVQAGVVEIARLQAEEGYAYIKP; this is encoded by the coding sequence ATGCGGCGAGCATTTATTCGAGCATCGGCGGCGCTGGCCGCGATCGGCCTGGCGGCCAGGGCCTCGGCCCAGTCGGCGCCGACAGGCGCGGGCAAGGGCGGGCGTGTGAAGGTGGTGTACCAGCTGTCGGAAGGCATCGACCAGGCGGTGCGCGCGATGGGCAACCTGCGCAACCACCTGAATGGCGCCCCCGGCACCAGGATCGTGGTGGTCGCATTCGGCTACGGCATCGACTTTTTGGTCGAAGGCGCCAAGGACGCGCGCGGCAACGGCTTCGAGAGCCCGGTTGGCGCGCTCGCGGCGGACGGTGTTGAGTTCCGCGTGTGCCGCAATACGCTGACCGCGCGCAAGATCAGTGAATCGCAGCTGTTGATGGAAGCCAAGGTGGTCCAGGCCGGCGTGGTCGAGATCGCCCGCCTGCAGGCCGAGGAAGGCTACGCGTATATCAAGCCCTGA
- the soxZ gene encoding thiosulfate oxidation carrier complex protein SoxZ, translated as MADPMRVRATENGGVVDVKILMKHDMETGQRKDASGKVVPAWHIQTVTAQCKGKEVFRAQFGPAVSKDPFLNFKFKGGAKGDKVAVTWTDNKGDKRTDESTIA; from the coding sequence ATGGCAGACCCGATGCGCGTACGCGCCACCGAAAACGGCGGCGTGGTGGACGTCAAGATTCTGATGAAGCACGACATGGAGACCGGCCAGCGCAAGGATGCGTCCGGCAAGGTCGTCCCGGCCTGGCATATCCAGACCGTGACCGCCCAGTGCAAGGGCAAGGAAGTGTTCCGCGCCCAGTTCGGCCCGGCGGTATCCAAGGACCCGTTCCTGAACTTCAAGTTCAAGGGCGGCGCCAAGGGCGACAAGGTCGCCGTCACCTGGACCGACAACAAGGGCGACAAGCGCACCGACGAGTCCACCATCGCCTGA
- the soxY gene encoding thiosulfate oxidation carrier protein SoxY produces the protein MNSKRREVLRVSAVLSLMAATGLISEAQAAEWNKNAFDGKSVADVIKALGGSGTEKSTAITFTAPDIAENGAVVPVAVTSTIPDTEQIAILVEKNPNTLAADFIIPAGTEPFVSTRVKMGQTSVVHAAVKAGGKWYVASKEIKVTLGGCGG, from the coding sequence ATGAATTCCAAACGACGAGAAGTGCTGCGGGTTTCCGCTGTCCTGTCGCTGATGGCCGCCACCGGCCTGATCAGCGAAGCGCAGGCGGCCGAGTGGAACAAGAACGCCTTTGACGGCAAGAGCGTTGCCGACGTGATCAAGGCCCTCGGCGGCAGCGGCACCGAGAAAAGCACCGCCATCACCTTCACCGCTCCCGACATCGCCGAGAACGGCGCCGTGGTGCCGGTGGCCGTGACCAGCACCATCCCGGATACCGAGCAGATCGCGATCCTGGTGGAAAAGAACCCCAACACGCTGGCCGCCGACTTCATCATCCCGGCCGGCACCGAGCCGTTCGTCTCCACGCGCGTAAAGATGGGCCAGACCTCGGTGGTACACGCCGCGGTCAAGGCCGGCGGCAAGTGGTACGTGGCATCGAAGGAAATCAAGGTCACGCTGGGCGGCTGCGGCGGCTGA
- a CDS encoding c-type cytochrome, with product MKQFVIAALMLGAAASAQAVDAAKAQEIANKNACMGCHQVDKKLVGPSYKEVAAKYKGDKNALATLSKKVKSGGSGVWGPVPMPANAALSDADLKTVVEWVLAGAPAK from the coding sequence ATGAAGCAGTTTGTCATCGCAGCGCTGATGCTCGGCGCCGCCGCATCGGCTCAAGCGGTCGATGCCGCCAAGGCACAGGAGATCGCCAACAAGAACGCCTGCATGGGTTGCCACCAGGTCGACAAGAAGCTGGTCGGCCCGTCCTACAAGGAAGTGGCGGCCAAGTACAAGGGCGACAAGAACGCCCTGGCGACCCTGAGCAAGAAGGTCAAGAGTGGTGGCTCGGGCGTGTGGGGCCCGGTGCCGATGCCGGCCAACGCCGCCCTCAGCGACGCCGACCTGAAGACCGTGGTCGAGTGGGTGCTGGCAGGCGCCCCCGCCAAGTAA